One Kitasatospora sp. MAP12-44 DNA segment encodes these proteins:
- the hisG gene encoding ATP phosphoribosyltransferase: MLRIALPNKGSLSGPAAEMLHEAGYRQRKDPKELVLVDPDNQVEFFFLRPRDIAVYVGSGRLDVGITGRDLLLDSASNAEEVLALGFGGSTFRFAGPVGSPKDVQGLQGLRIATSYTGLVEQHLAEHGVTATVTKLDGAVETAVQLGVADVIADVVETGTSLRNAGLEVFGEPILISDAVVIRPKGAGQDSGVDQFLRRLQGVLVARRYVLMDYDIRAEKVTDAVALTPGLESPTVSPLHTEGWVAVRSMVLRKEAQRIMDDLWSIGARAILVTNIHACRL, translated from the coding sequence ATGCTGCGCATCGCCCTCCCCAACAAGGGTTCGCTCTCGGGTCCGGCGGCGGAGATGCTCCATGAGGCCGGATACCGCCAGCGCAAGGACCCGAAGGAACTGGTCCTGGTCGACCCGGACAACCAGGTGGAGTTCTTCTTCCTGCGCCCGCGCGACATCGCGGTGTACGTCGGCTCCGGCCGCCTGGACGTCGGGATCACCGGCCGCGACCTGCTGCTCGACTCGGCGTCCAACGCCGAGGAGGTGCTCGCGCTCGGCTTCGGCGGCTCGACCTTCCGCTTCGCCGGTCCGGTCGGCTCGCCCAAGGACGTCCAGGGGCTGCAGGGCCTGCGGATCGCCACCTCCTACACCGGCCTGGTCGAGCAGCACCTGGCCGAGCATGGCGTCACGGCGACCGTGACCAAGCTGGACGGCGCGGTGGAGACCGCGGTGCAGCTCGGTGTCGCCGATGTGATCGCCGACGTGGTGGAGACCGGGACCAGCCTGCGCAACGCCGGCCTCGAGGTCTTCGGCGAGCCGATCCTGATCTCCGACGCCGTGGTGATCCGCCCCAAGGGCGCCGGCCAGGACTCCGGGGTCGACCAGTTCCTGCGCCGCCTGCAGGGCGTCCTGGTGGCCCGCCGCTATGTGCTGATGGACTACGACATCCGGGCCGAGAAGGTCACCGACGCCGTCGCGCTGACGCCGGGCCTGGAGTCGCCGACCGTCTCGCCGCTGCACACCGAGGGCTGGGTGGCCGTCCGTTCGATGGTGCTCCGCAAGGAGGCCCAGCGGATCATGGACGACCTGTGGAGCATCGGCGCCCGGGCCATCCTGGTGACCAACATCCACGCCTGCCGGCTCTGA
- a CDS encoding PH domain-containing protein, with product MPDTTTGLPTLPVTWAPRRNRAVLLPVSALIVVVFVTVALALPSDWQPNDRIALILTGLVFAGAGVMLARPKVVADADGITVVNFVRTRRLHWPQIVRVNLRQGDPWVTLDLADGTSLAAVGIQPGGGREQAVRAALGLRDLAEAHGATAEPRPA from the coding sequence ATGCCTGACACCACCACCGGCCTGCCCACCCTGCCCGTGACCTGGGCGCCGCGCCGCAACCGCGCCGTCCTGCTCCCGGTCAGCGCGCTGATCGTGGTGGTCTTCGTCACCGTCGCGCTGGCGCTCCCCTCCGACTGGCAGCCCAACGACCGGATCGCCCTGATCCTCACCGGCCTGGTCTTCGCCGGGGCGGGCGTGATGCTGGCCCGCCCCAAGGTGGTCGCCGACGCGGACGGGATCACGGTGGTGAACTTCGTCCGCACCCGGCGGCTGCACTGGCCGCAGATCGTCCGGGTGAACCTCCGCCAGGGTGATCCGTGGGTGACGCTGGACCTGGCCGACGGCACCTCGCTGGCCGCCGTCGGCATCCAGCCGGGCGGCGGCCGCGAGCAGGCCGTCCGGGCCGCGCTCGGCCTGCGCGACCTCGCCGAGGCGCACGGCGCCACGGCCGAGCCCAGGCCTGCCTAA